Part of the Epinephelus fuscoguttatus linkage group LG24, E.fuscoguttatus.final_Chr_v1 genome, CACTTCCTGTCACCGTACACACTGATTCATGTCTTACCCTGACGGTACAGGCTCTGTCAGCCTGTGGTGGTTGTAGCTCCGCCCTCCTCTGGTCATGGCCACACAGGCGCAGTGCTGAGCGTCGCTGCAGCCATCGGTGCAGTCACAGCAGACGTCGAACAGCGTCGGGCTGCGGGTCAGGAAGCAGCCGTGTGGCCAGCGGTCCTTCCTGTAACGGAAGTCTGCCGGCCGGGCGCTGCCGTCCCCAACGCACAGCTGCACCGGCGTAGGCTCCGCCCCCCGGCTCAAGTCCATCTCTGGCCGCTGGGGTCCCGCCGGCGGGGGCGGGTCCAACCGGATGGACGGGTTGAAGGTGAAGAAGTCCACCTGTGGAGGATTTAGGGTCACATGATACAGTACGCTACTTTTCCTGCAGTCCGTGAATGCATCGTAACCAACCTGCAGGATATCGTAGCTCTCTGTGGCCAACAGGAAACGCATCACGTCGTCATGGTTACGGAGGCTCTGTCCACATGGGGCTTTGTAAACGACGTCCCAGTCTTCCATGTCTTTGTCCACGTCTTCACAGACCGTGAGCTCCGCCCCCTCGCCGTCCACCCTCGATGACATCATGGGCATGGCGCTCAGCCTCTTAAAGCCACAGAGCAGCGGAACCTTCAGGGGGTTCTGACCCCAGAACGCAGGGGTGCACTGAGGCATGCTGGGTAGACTGGGCAGGCACGACTGCAacgacacaacacaacacagtgtGTCACAACACAGTGTGTATATTGTGTGTTACCTGGGAGCAGGGGTGGAGCAGCTACTGCAGGTGGATGGGGTCAGTGTGTAGTAGTGTGTAGCACAGTGTGTATATTGTGTGTTACCTGGGAGCAGGGGTGGAGCAGGTACTGCAGGTGGATGGGGTCAGTGTGTAGTAGTGTGTAGCACAGTGTGTATATTGTGTGTTACCTGGGAGCAGGGGTGGAGCAGCTACTGCAGGTGGATGGGGTCAGTGTGTAGTAGTGTGTAGCACAGTGTGTATATTGTGTGTTACCTGGGAGCAGGGGTGGAGCAGGTACTGCAGGTGGATGGGGTCAGTGTGTAGTAGTGTGTAGCACAGTGTGTATATTGTGTGTTACCTGGGAGCAGGGGTGGAGCAGGTACTGCAGGTGGATGGGGGTCAGTGTGTAGTAGTGTGTAGCACAGTGTGTATATTGTGTGTTACCTGGGAGCAGGGGTGGAGCAGGTACTGCAGGTGGATGGGGGTCAGTGGAGGCAGTAGCTCCTCCCGTCCTGTGGGTGGAGCTGTAGAGACAGAGGGGGGGACAGGGGAGgtgcaggtggaggaggaggagctgtggTGGGTGAAGTCTGCAGGCAGTAGCTCACCTagaggagacaggaagacaCTGTCACAATAAGAGTCTGTGGACAGGAAGTTTACAGGTTCAGTAGCAAGTGGACTGTGTGTGTACCTGAGCCGATGACCACTTGGACCACAGACGAGTCCTGAGAGGACATTGGAGGACAGTTGAGACACTCCAGCAGCTTCAGGCCCTGGACAtactctgacagacacacagacaggaagacatGAGGATAGACTgtccctcagtgtgtctctatgtgtcctGTGTTCCTTCAATGTGTCCTGTGTTCCTTCAGTGGTTCTCTATGTGTCCTGTGTTCCCTCAGTGTGTCTCCATGTGTCCTCTGTTCCCTCAGTGTGTCCTGTGTTCCCTCAGTGTGTCTCCATGTGtcctgtgtttcctcagtggTTCTCTATGTGTCCTGTGTTCCCtcagtgtgtcctgtgtttcctcagtggTTCTCTATGTGTCCTGTGTTCCCTCAGTGTGTCCTGTGTTCCCTCAGTGTGTCCTGTGTTCCctcagtgtgtctttgtgtgtcctgtgtttcctcagtgtgTCCTGTGTTCCCTCAGTGTGTCTCCATGTGTCCTGTGTTCCCTCAGTGTGTCCTGTGTTCCCTCAGTGTGTCCTGTGTTCCCTCAGTGTGTCTCCATGTGTCCTGTGTTCCCTCAGTGTGTCCTGTGTTCCCTCAGTGTGTCTCCATGTGTCCTGTGTTCCGTCAGTGGTTCTCCATGTGTCCTGTGTTCCCTCAGTGTGTCCTGTGTTCCCTCAGTGTGTCTCCATGTGTCCTGTGTTCCCTCAATGTGTCCTGTGTTCCCTCAGTGTGTCTCCATGTGTCCTGTGTTCCCTCAGTGTGTCTCCATGTGTCCTGTGTTCCCTCAgtgtgtctccatgtgtctgTCCTACCTTTGTCGGTGGCTGTGTTCTTCTTGAGGACCCTCTTCAGGTGATCCAGGTATTCGTAGACTCCGTGGAACACCTGGTCCACGTCCTCCTCACACCAGAACGCTCGGGCCCGCTCTGAAACAGGGGGACACATGTCCTCTTTAGGGACTGTTGTTTATCTATAATGGCTGAGGGGCGGGGCTTACAGCTTTAAATGGTtgatttcatatttattttaccaccattttttttttagagaaaaaaagCAGTGTTTCTCTAAAAGATATTGGTGACATCTGTGCTCCATCAGACCAGCTGCTCTACATTAAAGGAACAGATAACCTTCAGTGTCATTATCTGACCTGGATTAATATtcttaataataaattaatatatcaataataaattaatttaacgTTACAGGCTCCACAGATGACTTCAGACACAGTCTCACAGTGGCTTTAACAACACATGGGAGCTAACACTCCGGTGAGATGATGCTAACACGCTTTATAACTgatcacactgctgctgcatgaATTCATCCTGTCACACAGATAGTGAACCGTCACACAGTTAGAGGATGAAACCGTTGAACCGAGACTTCTTACCGACGTCCTGAGGATTTAACGGTTCCTCTTCCATCTCCATCAGTAAGCAGCCTGCTAGCACTATGCTAGCTCTGTTAGCCTGCTCGCTAAAAACAAACGGAGCCGTTAGCCTCCTCACGCGTTAACGACCGGAAACACACCACCAACCGTTAACATTAACGACAATCTAACAGTTACTTTATTAATTTATCATCTATCCGTAAATTTAACGGTAAAGTTTGAAACATGATCTACCGGCGCGGGTTTTTCATGTTCGCATTGTCACTGATTTACATTGTCCGCGAACATTGGTCCTCAGAGGCCGCCGTAAAAATAACAAGATGAAATTGTGCCCTGATTTTAGTTTTGCAGGCAGATTTTACGTCTGATTTTCTTAATACGTCCTCACCTGAACCACAGAGATCACTGCTTTGAATAATAAAGTGAGCACAAACCCAATAATATTAATTGTTTTGACAGTAATGGTTTGTTGACGGCAGTATAACAGCCTGACAGTCTGGACTCTGGGACCAAAATTACCCGGAAAAACGCTTCGCTTTTTAACTGTCCCACATCGACCACCGTACAACAGCACCGGTTACAAACTTGAAGCTGTTTATCGCTTCTGTAACGTCTTAATGAACACATCATGACTTTATATGAACACTAACATGACCGGACACATGTCAAGAAACAGATTATAGAACAGGAGAGCTCGAGCCCGCAAACAGCTGTTTGTTGATGTTAGCATGAGAGCATTAGCCACTTCCGGTGTGATTTTGTAACAGTGTGGTAATAAAGTTATGTAAGTTTGAAGTTGATTCAGACACAgagagctgctgcaacaggtaACAGGTACGAAACATAAACACCTTTACACAAGAATTgacctttgttttgttttttcttttatcaaatgtcttaaattgagtttcctccttcctcctcaggTGAGATGGCTCAGGTGCGGCGGGCAGTGAGCGATGCATTGTGGGGGATGTGTGCGGCTGACTCCATGTCCATGCCGGTCCACTGGTACTATGACACCGAAGACATCAGGAGGGACTTCAGAGGCTGGATATGCGACTTCCAGCCCCCCAGACAGAGACACCCGTCCAGCATCCTCAGCCTGTCTAACACAGGTGCGACCAGTCCTGGAACTCCTTCAACAAGTCCTGGAAAGTCCTGGAAAGATCTTCATGTTCCCTCTTAACTTCCTGTTTATGTGTTGCAGCTGGCAGCGGTCGGACCGCCTGGTCATCTGGCGCCAGCCGACCCGATGTGGTCGGTAACGTGATCCTCCACAACAAGCTCGATCTGTGGAAGTCATCCGCCGGCTCCACCCACTACCATCAAGGTACTGCCTACTGAGTACTGCCTACTGACTACTGAGTATTATCAGAGTACTGAGTACTCCCTACTGACTACCGAGCACTATGAGAGTACTGCATACTGACTACTGAGTATTATCAGAGTACTGAGTACTCCCTACTGACTACTGAGCACTATAAGAGTACTGCATACTGCATACTGACTACTGAGCACTATGAGAGTACTGCATACTGCATACTGACTACTGAGTATTATCAGAGTACTGAGTACTGCCTACTGAGTAATATCAGAGTACTAAGTACTGCCTACTGAATACTGTCAGAGTACTAAATACTGCCTACTGAGTAATATCAGAGTACTGAGTACTACCTACTGAGTAATATCAGAGTACTGAGTACTGCCTACTGAGTAATATCAGAGTACTGAGTACTACCTACTGAATACTGTCAGAGTACTAAGTACTGCCTACTGAGTAATATCAGGTGCTGGTGCTGCCTGCTGAGTAATATCAGGTGTTGGTGCTACCTGCTGAATACTGTCAGGTACTAAGTGCTGCCTGCTGAATGCTGTCAGGTGCTAAGTGCTGCCTGCTGAGTAATATCAGGTGCTGAGTGCTGACCTGCTGAGTAATATCAGGTGCAGGTGCTGCCTACTGAGTAATATCAGAGTACTGAGTACTACCTACTGAATACTGTCAGAGTACTAAGTACTGCCTACTGAGTAATATCAGAGTACTGAGTACTGTGTACTGAGTAATATCAGAGTACTGAGTACTACCTACTGAGTAATATCAGAGTACTGAGTACTGCGTACTGAGTAATATCAGAGTACTGAGTACTGCCTACTGAGTAATATCAGAGTACTGAGTACTACCTACTGAATGCTGTCAGAGTACTGAGTACTGCCTACTGAGTAATATCAGAGTACTGAGTACTGCCTACTGAGTAATATCAGAGTACTAAGTACTGCGTATTGAGTAATATCAGAGTGCTGAGTACTACCTACTGAGTAATATCAGAGTACTGAGTACTGCCTACTGAGTAATATCAGAGTACTGAGTACTACCTACTGAGTAATATCAGAGTACTGAGTACTGCCTACTGTTTGTGGTGTCCAGGTCTCCAGGCGGGGGACAACACCTTGAACGTCCTGTGTTCCCTTCGAGCAGCCCACTCACTCGTCACAAGATGTTTCAGCGACGTCTCTCAGGCAGACGCTCGAGCTGCCGTCCTGTCAGACTACGTCCACTTCATGACCACACCTGGCTCGCACCAGGACACCTACGCTGAGTCCTTTCACCGCTCCTTTTTCTCCAGCTGGCAGGACAGCAGACCCACCTCCCCCCGTCAGGTAGATCAAACACACCTCGCCaggtaaatcaaacacaccctgacaggtaaatcaaacacaccctgacaggtaatcaaacacaccctgacaggtgaatcaaacacaccccgacgggtaaatcaaacacaccctgatgggtaaatcaaacacaccctgacaagtaaatcaaacacaccctgacaggtaaatcaaacacaccctgacaggtaaatcaaacacaccccgacgggtaaatcaaacacaccccgacgggtaaatcaaacacaccctgatgggtaaatcaaacacactctgacaagtaaatcaaacacaccctgacaagtaaatcaaacacaccccgacgggtaaatcaaacacaccctgatgggtaaatcaaacacaccctgacaagtaaatcaaacacaccctgacaggtaaatcaaacacaccccgACGGGTAAATCATACACACCCTGACaggtaaatcaaacacaccctgatgggtaaatcaaacacactctgacaagtaaatcaaacacaccctgacAGGTAATCAAACACACCCCGACAGGTAATCAAACACACCCCGACaggtaaatcaaacacacctcgTCAggcaaatcaaacacaccctgacaggtaaatcaaacacaccctgacaagtaaatcaaacacaccctgacaggtaatcaaacacaccccgacgggtaaatcaaacacaccctgacgggtaaatcaaacacaccctgacgggtaaatcaaacacaccctgacaagtaaatcaaacacaccctgacgggtaaatcaaacacaccctgacaagtaaatcaaacacaccctgacAGATAATCAAACACACCCCGACGGGTAAATCAACCACACCCTGATgggtaaatcaaacacaccctgatgggtaaatcaaacacactcTGACAGGTAAATCAACCACACCCTGACAGGTAATCAAACACACCCCGACaggtaaatcaaacacaccctgacaggtaaatcaaacacaccccgACGGGTAAATCATACACACCCTGACaggtaaatcaaacacaccctgatgggtaaatcaaacacactctgacaagtaaatcaaacacaccctgacAGGTAATCAAACACACCCCGACAGGTAATCAAACACACCCCGACaggtaaatcaaacacacctcgTCAggcaaatcaaacacaccctgacaggtaaatcaaacacaccctgacacgtaaatcaaacacaccctgacAGGTAATTCAAAAACACCCGAcggtaaatcaaacacaccctgatgggtaaatcaaacacaccctgacaagtaaatcaaacacaccctgacaggtaatcaaacacaccccgacaggtaaatcaaacacaccccgACAGGTAATCAAACACACCCCGACaggtaaatcaaacacaccccgacaggtaaatcaaacacaccctgacaagtaaatcaaacacaccctgacAGATAATCAAACACACCCCGACGGGTAAATCAACCACACCCTGATgggtaaatcaaacacaccctgatgggtaaatcaaacacactcTGACAGGTAAATCAACCACACCCTGACAGGTAATCAAACACACCCCGACaggtaaatcaaacacaccctgacaggtaaatcaaacacaccccgACGGGTAAATCATACACACCCTGACaggtaaatcaaacacaccctgatgggtaaatcaaacacactctgacaagtaaatcaaacacaccctgacAGGTAATCAAACACACCCCGACAGGTAATCAAACACACCCCGACaggtaaatcaaacacacctcgTCAggcaaatcaaacacaccctgacaggtaaatcaaacacaccctgacaagtaaatcaaacacaccctgacaggtaaatcaaacacaccccgacgggtaaatcaaacacaccctgatgggtaaatcaaacacaccctgacaagtaaatcaaacacaccctgacaggtaatcaaacacaccccgacaggtaaatcaaacacaccccgACAGGTAATCAAACACACCCCGACaggtaaatcaaacacaccccgacaggtaaatcaaacacacaatgTCAGGTAAATCAACCACACCCTGACAGGTAATCAAACACACCCCGACAGGTAAATCAACCACACCCTGACAGGTAATCAAACACACCCCGACAGGTAAATCAACCACACCCTGACaggtaaatcaaacacaccccgacaggtaaatcaaacacacaatgTCAGGTAAATCAACCACACCCTGACAGGTAATCAAACACACCCCGACAGGTAAATCAACCACACCCTGACAGGTaatcaaacacaccctgacAGGTAAATCCAGAACTGTCAGCTGTTCGTGGAGTTACCGGGTTCTCCGTGTTCCTCAGGTTTTGGCGTTTGCAGAAAAACACTCCAGAATCCAGATGAGTTTGTCGTTCCCCGACAGCCAGCTGGATGCCATCGGCTGCCTTCCCATGATCCTCCCCTTCATCCTGCTGTCGGCCTCGGCCAATGAGGAGCGAGCTgtgagtgttttctttttttttttttttttggaggcacATTTAACGTATGTCAGAGAGGACGCTGTGTTAACGCCTTTGACCCATCCGTCCTCAGGTCTCAGCAGCGGTGGAGTTTGTGAAGCTCACACACCCCCACCCCAAGGTGCCCGAGTACGTGTCCATCTACAGCCAAGCGCTGCACGCTGTGCTGGGCGGAGCCAGTGTccagcagcaggctgagcacgCTCTGAGGAAGCTGGGTGCCTGGGAAGCCTGTCAGAGCTACAGCCGCCGTGCTGCCAGGtaacaaacacttcctgtttgtggtcAGCAGGAAATCTATccgctctgtacaccaccatcAGGACactgtctctgcctctcaggTTCCCTGTGTCCTCTGAAGAACGTCTGCGGGTCCATCAGAACGCCGTGAAGCACCTGGGTCTGGCCTGCTACACCAAAGGTTCACAGATCTGCGTcacaggtcacatgatcactAACGACCACGATCACATAACTGAATgtcttcctgtgtgtttgtgtcgcaTCAACAGGGGCTCTAAGCAGCATGTTTTACCTGGCCCACCAGTTTCATGATGACCCGTCAGGAGGAATCCAGACCAACACCAACTGTGGAGGTTCGTACATTAAACCCCTGGACCTGAAGTCAGATTTAAGTTTAAACAACAACTGTGGAGGTTCGTACGTTAAACCCCAGCTAAGCTGGAGTCAGATTTAAGTTTAAACACCAACTGTGGAGGTTCGTACATTAAACCCCAGCTGAGCTGAAGTCAGATTTAAGTTTAAacaccctcacagctgataaggaaaaactcccccaaaaaaaccctttaacgggggaaaaaaacggtagaaacctcaggaagagcaactgaggagggatccctcttccaggacggacagacgtgcaatagatgtcgtacagaacagatcagcatgataaattaacagtaatccacatgacacaatgagacagagagagagagagagagagagagagagagagagatgcaggtaatgacagtagcttacaacaacattattgaaagtaatagtattatagttatagttctggctactgtggttaatatctggcagtatacatgtgtgacaatagtcatatgtgtataataacagtagaagtatgactaatgactaatgatggcagcagcagcagcaggaggcatctggcaggaccacggcagcagcacaaccacacacgtcacgctgtccaggcaccgctgtgatatgagttaatctgagagacagtggagcacaaaggctccggagaagaagccgagttagtgacatccagaatggccgagttagcaagatgcagtaatagaatacgagagagagagagagagagagagagagagagagagaaggggcccggtgtattataggggggtcctccggcagactaggcctaagtcagcctaactaggggctggtacagggcaagcctgagccagccctaactataagctttatcaaagaggaaagtcttaagtctagtcttaaatgtggagacggtgtctgcctcccggaccgtaacaggaagatgattccacaggagaggagcctgatagctgaaggctctggctcctgatctacttttggagactttagggaccacgagtaaccctgcgttctcagagcgcagtgttctggtgggataatatggcactatgagctctctaagatatgacggagcttgaccatttagagctttataagttaacagtaggattttaaattcaattctggattttacagggagccagtgcagagaagctaaaacaggagaaatatgatctcgtttcttagttcctgttagtacacgtgctgctgcattctgaattagctggagagtttttaaggacttactagagctacctgataatagagagttacagtaatccagccttgaggtaacaaaagcgtggaccaatttttctgcatcttttcgggtcaggataggcctaattttcgcaatattacacagatgaaaaaatgcagtccgtgaggtttgttttaaatgagaattaaaagacaaatcttgatcaaatattactccgaggtttcttacggtagtgctagaggccagagcaatgccatctagagaaactattaAACCCCAGCTGAGCTGAAGTCAGATTTAACTTTAAACTCCACCTGTGGAGGTTCGTACGTTAAACCCCATCTGAGCTGGAGTcagatttaactttaaacacCAACTGTGGAGGTTCACACATTAAACCCCAGCTGAGCTGAAGTcagatttaactttaaacacCAACTGTGGAGGTTAAATCGTTAAACCCCTGCTGAGCTGAAGTcagatttaactttaaacacCAGCTGTGGAGGTTAAATGCGTTAAACCCCTGCTGAGCTGAAGTcagatttaactttaaacacCAGCTGTGGAGGTTAAATGCGTTAAACCCCTGCTGAGCTGAAGTcagatttaactttaaacacCAACTGTGGAGGTTACGTCGTTAAACCCCTGCTGAGCTGAAGTcagatttaactttaaacacCAACTGTGGAGGTTAAATGCGTTAAACCCCAGCTGAGCTGAAGTCAGATTTAACTTTAAGAAAGGTGGTATGAGTTTTGTCGTTAAACCCCATCTGCGCTTGAGTCATATTTAACTTTACACTCGTTCTGTGGAGGTTTGTAAGTTAAACCCCTGCTGAGCTGAAGTCAGATTTATCTTTAAACACCAACTGTGGAGGTTCGTACGTTAAACCCCAGCTGAGCTGAAGTCAGATTTAACTTTAAGAAAAGGTCGTGGAGTTTTGTGCGTTAAACCCCAGCTGAGCTGGAGTCAGATTTAACTAAACACCAACTGTGGAGGTTCGTAAGTTAAACCCTGCTGAGCTGAAGTcagatttaactttaaacacCAGCTGTGGAGGTTCGTAAGTTAAACCACAGCTGATCTGAAGTcagatttaactttaaacacCAACTGTGGAGGTTCGTCCGTTAAACCCCTGCTGATCTGAAGTcagatttaactttaaacacCAACTGTGGAGGTTCGTCCGTTAAACCCCTGCTGAGCTGAAGTcagatttaactttaaacacCAACTGTGGAGGTTCGTACGTTAAACCCCAGCTAAGCTGGAGTCAGATTTAAGTTTAAACACCAACTGTGGAGGTTCGTACATTAAACCCCAGCTGAGCTGAAGTCAGATTTAAGTTTAAacaccctcacagctgataaggaaaaactccccaaaaaccctggggaaaaacggtagaaacctcaggaagagcaactgaggagggatccctcttccaggacggacagacgtgcaatagatgtcgtacagaacagatcagcatgataaattaacagtaatccacatgacacaatgagacagagagagagagacagagagagagagagagagagagagagagagatgcaggtaatgacagtagcttacaacaacattattgaaagtaatagtattatagttatagttctggctactgtggttaatatctggcagtatacatgtgtgacaatagtcatatgtgtataataacagtaaaagtatgactaatgactcatgatggcagcagcagcagcaggaggcatctggcaggaccacggcagcagcacaaccacacccgtcacgctgtccaggcaccgctgtgatatgagttaatctgagagacagtggagcacaaaggctccggagaagaagccgagttagtgacatccagaatggccgagttagcaagatgcagtaacaggatacgagagagagagagagagagagagagagagagaaggggcccggtgtattataggggggtcctccggcagactaggcctaagtcagcctaactaggggctggtacagggcaagcctgagccagccctaactataagctttatcaaagaggaaagtcttaagtctagtcttaaatgtggagacggtgtctgcctcccggaccgtaacaggaagatgattccacaggagaggagcctgatagctgaaggctctggctcctgatctactggagactttagggaccacgagtaaccctgcgttctcaggcGCAGTGTTCTgagtgggataatatggcactatgagctctctaagatatgagagcttgaccatttagagctttataagttaacagtaggattttaaattcaattctggattttacaggagccagtgcagagaagctaaaacaggagaaatatgatctcgtttcttagttcctgttagtacacgtgctgctgcattctgaa contains:
- the setdb2 gene encoding histone-lysine N-methyltransferase SETDB2 isoform X1, which codes for MEMEEEPLNPQDVERARAFWCEEDVDQVFHGVYEYLDHLKRVLKKNTATDKEYVQGLKLLECLNCPPMSSQDSSVVQVVIGSGELLPADFTHHSSSSSTCTSPVPPSVSTAPPTGREELLPPLTPIHLQYLLHPCSQSCLPSLPSMPQCTPAFWGQNPLKVPLLCGFKRLSAMPMMSSRVDGEGAELTVCEDVDKDMEDWDVVYKAPCGQSLRNHDDVMRFLLATESYDILQVDFFTFNPSIRLDPPPPAGPQRPEMDLSRGAEPTPVQLCVGDGSARPADFRYRKDRWPHGCFLTRSPTLFDVCCDCTDGCSDAQHCACVAMTRGGRSYNHHRLTEPVPSGVYECGPWCGCVRARCQNRLVQRGIKVRLQVFQTDGCGWGVRCRDDLDRGTFVCMYAGVMLRRVQSPAEAPPPKLTRADLPSDDEVEVVTEWLAPPVLESRSNLLEQPMSTPTSPPLHVPVIQRPADTAAAASTPQDRDKTVLVGAPPPLSPSAGESGGHSPGQDNNVTMTPACPQGVAPQVHGVNGTESHKSLKRAMKVDDIYVLDASKEGNVSRFINHSCQPNLFIQNIFTDCHDPAFPIIAFFTSRAVKAGTELTWNYSTDTQSKREVVCLCGSDGCRGQFTMEEHLCDVCEDEGETQ
- the setdb2 gene encoding histone-lysine N-methyltransferase SETDB2 isoform X2; the protein is MEMEEEPLNPQDVERARAFWCEEDVDQVFHGVYEYLDHLKRVLKKNTATDKEYVQGLKLLECLNCPPMSSQDSSVVQVVIGSGELLPADFTHHSSSSSTCTSPVPPSVSTAPPTGREELLPPLTPIHLQYLLHPCSQSCLPSLPSMPQCTPAFWGQNPLKVPLLCGFKRLSAMPMMSSRVDGEGAELTVCEDVDKDMEDWDVVYKAPCGQSLRNHDDVMRFLLATESYDILQVDFFTFNPSIRLDPPPPAGPQRPEMDLSRGAEPTPVQLCVGDGSARPADFRYRKDRWPHGCFLTRSPTLFDVCCDCTDGCSDAQHCACVAMTRGGRSYNHHRLTEPVPSGVYECGPWCGCVRARCQNRLVQRGIKVRLQVFQTDGCGWGVRCRDDLDRGTFVCMYAGVMLRRVQSPAEAPPPKLTRADLPSDDEVEVVTEWLAPPVLESRSNLLEQPMSTPTSPPLHVPVIQRPADTAAAASTPQDRDKTVLVGAPPPLSPSAGESGGHSPGQDNNVTMTPACPQGVAPQVHGVNGTESHKSLKRAMKVDDIYVLDASKEGNVSRFINKRVNVPSQ